GCCCGGACTGGACCCCGACCCCGCGCAGCCCCGCCATCACGCCCCGGTGGATGCTCTTGTAGAGCGCCAGCGGCCCGATGAGCCGCTCCCACGGGAAGACGAAGGAGAAGGTGAGGTCCCCGTCATGGAAGACCACGCCGCCGCCGGTCATGCGCCGGACCACGGGGAAGGTCACGGCCGGATAGCGCTGGCGGACCGCCGAGAGAGCGTCCTCCCAGCGCTGGGAGAAGCCGAAGGTGACTCCGTGGGGCGCAGGGCCCTCCCAGCGGTAGAGCCGAAGAAAGCAGGCATCGGGACCCGCGGACTCCAGGATCGTCTCGTCGGCCGCCATCTGCGCCGCGGCGTCGAGGGGCGGCGTCTCGAGGCGGTAGGCGCGCACGCGGAGGCCTACTTGAGGGCGCGGACCCGCTCGCGCAGGTGCTCGGGGTCTTCGACGCCCTCGAAGAGGATCGCCCCCGCGGTCGTCTCGAGCTCGAGGTCCCCGACGCCGAGCTGGCGCTGGAGCGCGGTCTGCCGGACCCGGACCTCGCGCAGGGCGAGGAGCGGGGCCTCGGAGTCGACGCGCGGCCAGGGCCGCACGCGCACGAGGATGCGGGTGTTCGTGACGACGTAGGTGCTGTTGGCCGCGCGCATGGCCGGATAGGCGACGGCGCCGAAGCCGAGCACGGCCAGGACCCCGCCCGTCGACGGAGCGACGGCCTCGAGCAGGACGAGGCTGATCCCCGTGACGAGGAGCAGCGCCCCCCCCGCCAGCGGCAGCGGCCAGTTCTTCAGCGACGGAGCGGCCTCGAAGAGCTTGATCTCGTTGGCCATCAGGCGAAAATCTCCCGATGGAGATTTTCGCCTGCGGGAATACTCGTCATCCTTCCTCGCATGTTCCGGGAACGATTTTTATTACCCCAGCGGGAATCCCGCAGGGATTCTCGACTAATGAGCGGCGGTCTTCAGGAACTCCTGATAGGCCTTGTGGTCCATCATGGATTCGAGTTCCTTCGGGTCCGCCGGCTTGATCGCCGCGAACCAGCCCTTCTCGTGCGGGGACTGGTTGACGAGCGCCGGGTTGCCCGCGAGGTCGGCGTTGACGGCGACGACCTCTCCGGAGACGGGCGCGTAGAAGTCGAAGGCGGCCTTCACCGACTCGACGGCGGCGAGGACCTCGCCCTTCTTGACCGTGCGGCCGACCTTCGGGAGGTCGACGAAGACCACGTCCGTGATCTCCTTCTGCGCGTGGTCCGAGAGGCCGACGCGGACCT
The window above is part of the Elusimicrobiota bacterium genome. Proteins encoded here:
- a CDS encoding PH domain-containing protein; this translates as MANEIKLFEAAPSLKNWPLPLAGGALLLVTGISLVLLEAVAPSTGGVLAVLGFGAVAYPAMRAANSTYVVTNTRILVRVRPWPRVDSEAPLLALREVRVRQTALQRQLGVGDLELETTAGAILFEGVEDPEHLRERVRALK
- the gcvH gene encoding glycine cleavage system protein GcvH; this encodes MANPESCRYMPSHEWAAREGDQVRVGLSDHAQKEITDVVFVDLPKVGRTVKKGEVLAAVESVKAAFDFYAPVSGEVVAVNADLAGNPALVNQSPHEKGWFAAIKPADPKELESMMDHKAYQEFLKTAAH